One genomic region from Xylocopa sonorina isolate GNS202 chromosome 8, iyXylSono1_principal, whole genome shotgun sequence encodes:
- the Ca gene encoding RCC1 and BTB domain containing protein claret isoform X1, producing MIAEVGAEGFQPMTSFTEESLFKLQCLIKATEIQHSAQCEYGKRLFLALTTGNSEIFFYYKKDSVSAPIIKRIPWFQGSHKQISALCFHFMGTWLLSTSADGSVYIIPALCFVDENSEKDRRWTSDDITSFPSISSQQSHSKPTAIVWWQSTVIPAEIGIIGTEYGEIIFINLESGHQTNVTQIKGNIASLHICRDQSNDVVSLLITSQSRRQWRVLLEQHTYSCLQNLENGESYNALHTNDNAYDNTNIFASTRSRLQGLKQLSVDKLAILRQKLIETKCQTLGENLQYYDITSNRNSQITTVNSDSSTEVNQNQITPEAMSKEVFLMSQSDREGQQLYTCYHSVTNQILVYGPNFTTVPLSAHKVFESCRNILLTQRFFFISDASQRVMYVISDRLSETRKSDNGKFNPECIVGHFSLVHSKEVIRAVYRAIDCTNNAPTTLSEEIKNKYTLPNGIKDIRIELPHVDTCIIVTNHSVYKVVLRKSILSIFMELVLKNNELEKAAKLAIVFGINAQQLLEQAGDILLMNKEFSRAVACYKLSKCRIMKSMLKFASVGYTADLLRCLTHCLASPAISELPITPRIHLSNLCVLAFIERTLRVSSQKSKAIYKEFLYFLSTNSFYDELLAVDIAGQTCLWEVLHHLATQKGLYGQMLDVLLRTIRNFSTSNFHPTPYGLLICISEPSLMQAMLIHPELARSHMSFILDNLQDSQIFVLQRLVTLYDPTNPVIRPRIVRCRLRHRTTSYSSQSSQCDSIDLMENDEADTLIEEMIETFLLILLTLIYKKSILHQESLATCNIELLSLKKEHRNSNPGADFKRRPLCAGFSHVALIRNGNVYTWGSFVQGCLGTGPSVLRYGAPQPIPFFRIMEVEVLSVSCGHCHTLAVTNNGVYAWGSSQFGQLGLGKILHCSTPELVTSLAQEVIIDAVAGQYHSIALTADGRVFTWGWGVHGQLGHGNTDKKLTPTLVTSLLGIVVRSISAGHAHTLALSTEGIVYAFGCNIFGQLGVGSNVKSSVPMKVSLSERICLIASGYFHNLAVSYTNKLYIWGASPQVLRLQAQTQKKTRILEQRDGIVKQFENIDEFEKVTDPVNANDTNEEIGDGNAQNKNAQTRASGTGMDSRKKQLDNVCFKNVNVGSLEEAQTHLKPAIVDTSLVRGDIIQISTGCHHNALITKDGSLYTWGRNLDGQIGNGSRREVPIPTPLCYNPASIFAQVPPRHNAYKKVDEEQELDGGIKKSTVNERNGNMHDEARTFQSENDEFKEKINPIIKTVGVYCGYDYTIAIQPGGTVLAWGNNSRAQLGRLPAKDTRDTDDKLVLIKKRVVRLPHASHVVLDVPSQVPNIPAPIISYQSYDISSLAGVIRPLSVIEKSPGESTLHYALEYFSGLYDSSRIIEKCVELRNYQACSKIAMLQHNISDAFSYQLKILHALSLESCSKVKSENSRPKMKRRSREESNLKRSSSAHHVKKNTELFNKQVEKNLIDSVEDCAAKNKMKIPASKSLNSLQMLQQELYSFDCQGGLEELCRDVKCDNTPVGIFEDSCNSDTSSDTDEWMENLMFKENELRKQGNAGRSTDDSSGGSTPMKETVDQLSKGNETFCETKITRSRQNSVTSEAIKVLKFFLNEMENEADTVKCKMLQDALDFWVEHDLPIQSIENVFLEHIQSIFYPLGLLLFCQEVMNKYLDVSKNDTEAKSSIAINLFSVKFCLQVCSMLLHHIDQGQSTPEFIKLLSSLTADQYGPPLTGYPGSSGNNTSKQMMEGVISTVSSNVHDSRSFVHIKDPDAVYRFLETEEDTMVFTCGHHFPMAGYKTEVIPTMETEMLTSESLVLPCTAQYLGKMLSQTTKPEILCPLCIPRALETLVKKHNG from the exons ATGATCGCAGAAGTCGGCGCGGAGGGCTTTCAGCCAATGACAAGTTTCACAGAAGAAAGCCTATTCAAATTACAATGTTTAATTAAAGCTACTGAGATACAACACAGCGCTCAATGCGAATACGGGAAGAGATTATTTTTAGCGCTTACTACTGGGAACTCTGAAATCTTTTTCTATTACAAGAAAGACTCTGTATCTGCTCCTATAATTAAAAGGATACCATGGTTCCAAGGATCTCACAAGCAAATCTCAGCTCTTTGCTTTCACTTTATGGGAACATGGTTGCTCTCTACAAGTGCCGACGGATCTGTGTACATAATTCCTGCTCTGTGTTTTGTCGATGAAAATTCTGAGAAGGACAGAAGATGGACCAGTGACGATATAACTTCTTTCCCTTCTATTAGCTCGCAGCAATCTCATTCAAA GCCAACTGCGATAGTGTGGTGGCAAAGCACAGTCATACCTGCTGAAATTGGTATCATTGGAACCGAGTATGGTGAGATCATATTTATAAATCTTGAAAGTGGCCATCAAACAAACGTTACGCAAATCAAAGGGAATATTGCCAGTCTCCACATTTGTCGCGACCAAAGTAACGACGTTGTATCGCTCTTGATAACAAGTCAGTCCAGAAGACAGTGGAGAGTACTTTTAGAGCAACATACCTACAGTTGTTTGCAAAATTTAGAAAATGGAGAATCGTACAATGCGTTGCACACGAATGACAACGCGTATGATAATACCAATATATTTGCTTCTACTAGATCCAGATTGCAAGGACTCAAGCAACTGTCCGTGGACAAGCTTGCTATACTCAGACAAAAAttgatagaaacgaaatgtcagACATTAGGTGAAAATTTACAATATTACG ATATCACAAGTAATCGAAACAGCCAGATTACGACTGTTAATTCTGATTCTTCTACAGAAGTGAATCAGAATCAGATAACACCAGAAGCAATGTCGAAAGAAGTGTTTCTGATGTCTCAGTCGGACAGAGAGGGTCAACAGTTATATACGTGTTACCATTCTGTTACGAATCAAATATTG GTATATGGACCTAATTTTACTACCGTACCTTTATCAGCGCATAAAGTATTTGAATCGTGTAGAAATATATTATTAACTCagcgatttttttttatttctgacGCCAGTCAGCGTGTAATGTATGTAATATCAGACAGATTATCCGAAACCCGTAAAAGTGATAATGGTAAATTTAATCCAGAGTGCATTGTTGGTCACTTTTCTTTAGTACATAGCAAAGAAGTAATACGCGCCGTATACAGGGCTATCGATTGCACAAATAATGCACCAACAACACTTTCTGAGGAAATAAAAAATAAGTACACGTTACCGAACGGGATAAAAGATATTAGAATCGAATTACCTCATGTGGACACTTGTATAATTGTAACAAATCATTCTGTATATAAAGTTGTTTTAAG GAAATCAATACTATCAATTTTTATGGAATTAGTGTTGAAAAATAATGAACTCGAGAAAGCGGCTAAATTGGCTATAGTATTCGGCATCAATGCACAACAATTATTAGAGCAAGCCGGTGATATACTTTTGATGAACAAAGAATTTTCACGTGCCGTAGCGTGCTATAAATTGTCTAAA TGTAGAATAATGAAAAGTATGTTAAAATTTGCGTCCGTTGGATATACGGCCGATTTATTACGTTGCCTTACACATTGTTTAGCTTCTCCGGCAATTAGTGAACTGCCGATTACACCAAGAATACATCTGTCTAATTTATGTGTTCTCGCTTTTATCGAACGGACGCTTAGAGTTTCGTCTCAAAAGTCTAAGGCTATATATAAAGAGTTTTT GTATTTCTTATCTACAAATTCTTTTTACGATGAATTATTAGCAGTTGATATCGCTGGACAGACTTGTCTTTGGGAAGTGTTGCATCACCTAGCAACACAAAAGGGTCTCTATGGACAAATGTTAGATGTTCTTCTGAGAACAATACGCAATTTCAGCACAAGCAATTTCCATCCAACGCCAT ATGGTTTATTGATATGCATAAGTGAACCAAGTTTAATGCAGGCGATGCTTATACACCCTGAGTTAGCTAGAAGTCATATGTCATTTATTCTTGATAATCTTCAGGACTCTCAAATTTTTGTACTTCAG AGATTAGTGACACTGTACGATCCAACGAATCCAGTGATAAGACCTAGAATAGTGCGATGCCGATTACGCCATAGAACTACTTCTTATAGTTCTCAATCTAGTCAATGTGATTCCATAGATCTCATGGAAAAT GATGAGGCTGATACATTAATAGAGGAAATGATAGAAACTTTTCTACtaattttacttactttgatttATAAAAAGTCTATTTTACACCAAGAATCTCTTGCTAcatgtaacattgaattatTAAGTCTTAAGAAG GAACATAGGAATAGTAATCCTGGTGCTGATTTTAAAAGAAGGCCATTGTGCGCTGGATTTTCTCACGTTGCTCTAATTAGAAATGGAAATGTTTATACATGGGGAAGCTTTGTGCAGGGATGTTTGG GAACTGGTCCATCTGTATTGAGATATGGTGCACCTCAACCCATACCTTTCTTTCGCATCATGGAGGTTGAGGTTCTCAGTGTATCTTGTGGTCACTGTCACACTTTGGCAGTAACTAACAACGGTGTTTACGCGTGGGGATCAAGCCAGTTCGGCCAATTGGGCTTGGGAAAGATCTTACATTGTTCAACCCCTGAACTGGTCACGTCGTTGGCCCAAGAAGTGATAATCGACGCGGTAGCCGGACAATATCATTCTATTGCATTGACTGCGGATGGCAGAGTCTTTACATGGGGTTGGGGTGTTCATGGCCAATTGGGTCATGGTAATACTGACAAAAAGCTAACGCCTACGTTAGTTACGTCTTTGCTTGGCATAGTTGTACGTTCCATTAGTGCTGGCCATGCACATACGCTCGCTCTCTCGACAGAGGGTATCGTGTACGCGTTCGGTTGCAACATCTTTGGGCAACTAGGCGTTGGAAGTAACGTTAAAAGTTCAGTGCCAATGAAAGTATCGTTATCAGAGAGGATATGCCTAATCGCATCTGGATATTTTCATAAT CTTGCCGTTAGTTATACAAATAAACTGTACATATGGGGAGCCAGCCCTCAAGTTCTCCGACTGCAAGCACAAACGCAAAAGAAGACTCGAATACTCGAGCAACGAGACGGTATCGTAAAGCAATTTGAAAATATCGATGAATTCGAGAAAGTCACGGATCCTGTGAATGCGAATGATACGAATGAAGAAATCGGAGATGGCAATGCACAAAATAAAAATGCACAAACAAGAGCTAGCGGGACCGGTATGGATTCGCGAAAAAAACAATTGGATAATGTTTGttttaagaatgtaaatgtcggaTCATTGGAGGAGGCTCAAACGCATTTAAAACCGGCCATCGTGGATACAAGTTTAGTCAGAGGAGATATCATACAG ATATCGACTGGCTGCCATCATAACGCTCTTATAACAAAAGATGGATCGCTTTATACATGGGGTAGGAATTTGGATGGCCAGATTGGCAATGGTAGCAGACGGGAAGTACCCATTCCCACACCGTTATGCTACAATCCCGCTTCGATATTTGCACAGGTACCTCCAAGACATAACGCCTACAAAAAGGTGGATGAAGAGCAAGAATTGGACGGCGGAATAAAGAAATCCACAGTGAACGAAAGAAACGGGAACATGCATGATGAAGCTCGAACGTTTCAATCGGAGAATGACGAATTTAAGGAGAAAATAAATCCTATAATTAAAACTGTTGGAGTTTATTGTGGATACGACTATACAATTGCTATTCAACCAG GAGGTACAGTTTTAGCTTGGGGTAATAATAGTAGAGCACAATTAGGCAGGCTACCTGCAAAAGACACACGTGACACCGATGATAAGCTTGTGTTGATTAAAAAGCGAGTTGTGCGACTCCCTCATGCATCACATGTAGTTTTGGACGTGCCTAGTCAAGTTCCTAATATTCCCGCtcctattatttcttatcagagCTACGATATATCCTCCTTGGCGGGTGTTATTCGTCCCTTAAGCGTTATCGAAAAATCACCTGGAGAATCGACGTTACATTACGCATTGGAATATTTCTCTGGTTTATATGATTCCTCGAGAATTATAGAGAAG TGTGTCGAGTTAAGGAACTATCAAGCTTGCTCAAAAATAGCTATGCTGCAGCATAACATCTCAGACGCGTTTTCATATCAGTTGAAAATTTTACACGCACTCAGTCTCGAATCTTGCTCAAAAGTAAAGTCTGAAAATTCACGTCCAAAGATGAAACGAAGGTCCAGGGAAGAATCGAACTTAAAAAGGTCTTCGTCCGCGCATCACGTTAAGAAGAATACGGAACTGTTTAACAAACAGGTGGAGAAGAACCTAATTGACTCTGTCGAGGATTGTGCGGCGAAAAACAAGATGAAAATTCCTGCCAGTAAATCATTAAACAGCTTGCAAATGCTTCAACAggaattatattcatttgattgtCAAGGTGGCTTGGAAGAATTGTGTAGGGATGTTAAATGCGACAACACGCCTGTGGGAATTTTCGAGGACAGTTGTAATTCTGACACCAGCTCTGATACGGATGAATGGATGGAAAACCTCATGTTCAAGGAAAATGAATTACGGAAGCAAGGGAACGCCGGCAGATCCACCGATGATAGTTCCGGAGGTTCTACTCCTATGAAGGAAACGGTGGATCAATTATCTAAGGGGAATGAAACGTTTTGCGAGACAAAAATTACACGATCTCGACAGAACAGTGTAACGAGCGAAGCTATAAAGGTGCTCAAGTTCTTTTTGAATGAGATGGAAAATGAGGCAGATAcggttaaatgtaaaatgttacAAGATGCGCTTGACTTTTGGGTCGAACATGATTTACCGATACAGAGTATAGAGAATGTATTTTTGGAGCATATTCAGTCAATTTTTTATCCCCTCGGATTGTTGTTATTTTG CCAAGAGGTGATGAACAAGTATTTGGACGTGAGTAAGAATGATACAGAGgccaagagctctattgcaattaatttattttctGTTAAATTTTGTCTTCAAGTGTGTTCTATGTTGCTACATCATATTGATCAAG GTCAATCTACACCTGAATTTATTAAGCTATTATCTTCATTAACGGCTGATCAATATGGGCCACCATTAACtggatatcccggttcaagtgGAAATAATACTTCGAAGCAGATGATGGAAGGAGTTATAAGCACTGTATCCTCTAATGTTCATGACTCAAGATCATTTGTACATATTAAG GATCCGGATGCAGTATACCGATTTCTCGAAACTGAAGAAGACACGATGGTATTTACGTGTGGCCATCATTTTCCAATGGCTGGATATAAAACGGAAGTGATACCAACAATGGAAACCGAAATGCTGACATCCGAATCGCTGGTTCTTCCATGTACAGCTCAGTACTTGGGAAAAATGTTATCTCAGACGACTAAGCCGGAAATACTGTGtccgttatgtataccacgtgcaCTGGAAACGTTGGTGAAGAAACATAATGGGTGA
- the Ca gene encoding RCC1 and BTB domain containing protein claret isoform X2 has translation MIAEVGAEGFQPMTSFTEESLFKLQCLIKATEIQHSAQCEYGKRLFLALTTGNSEIFFYYKKDSVSAPIIKRIPWFQGSHKQISALCFHFMGTWLLSTSADGSVYIIPALCFVDENSEKDRRWTSDDITSFPSISSQQSHSKPTAIVWWQSTVIPAEIGIIGTEYGEIIFINLESGHQTNVTQIKGNIASLHICRDQSNDVVSLLITSQSRRQWRVLLEQHTYSCLQNLENGESYNALHTNDNAYDNTNIFASTRSRLQGLKQLSVDKLAILRQKLIETKCQTLDITSNRNSQITTVNSDSSTEVNQNQITPEAMSKEVFLMSQSDREGQQLYTCYHSVTNQILVYGPNFTTVPLSAHKVFESCRNILLTQRFFFISDASQRVMYVISDRLSETRKSDNGKFNPECIVGHFSLVHSKEVIRAVYRAIDCTNNAPTTLSEEIKNKYTLPNGIKDIRIELPHVDTCIIVTNHSVYKVVLRKSILSIFMELVLKNNELEKAAKLAIVFGINAQQLLEQAGDILLMNKEFSRAVACYKLSKCRIMKSMLKFASVGYTADLLRCLTHCLASPAISELPITPRIHLSNLCVLAFIERTLRVSSQKSKAIYKEFLYFLSTNSFYDELLAVDIAGQTCLWEVLHHLATQKGLYGQMLDVLLRTIRNFSTSNFHPTPYGLLICISEPSLMQAMLIHPELARSHMSFILDNLQDSQIFVLQRLVTLYDPTNPVIRPRIVRCRLRHRTTSYSSQSSQCDSIDLMENDEADTLIEEMIETFLLILLTLIYKKSILHQESLATCNIELLSLKKEHRNSNPGADFKRRPLCAGFSHVALIRNGNVYTWGSFVQGCLGTGPSVLRYGAPQPIPFFRIMEVEVLSVSCGHCHTLAVTNNGVYAWGSSQFGQLGLGKILHCSTPELVTSLAQEVIIDAVAGQYHSIALTADGRVFTWGWGVHGQLGHGNTDKKLTPTLVTSLLGIVVRSISAGHAHTLALSTEGIVYAFGCNIFGQLGVGSNVKSSVPMKVSLSERICLIASGYFHNLAVSYTNKLYIWGASPQVLRLQAQTQKKTRILEQRDGIVKQFENIDEFEKVTDPVNANDTNEEIGDGNAQNKNAQTRASGTGMDSRKKQLDNVCFKNVNVGSLEEAQTHLKPAIVDTSLVRGDIIQISTGCHHNALITKDGSLYTWGRNLDGQIGNGSRREVPIPTPLCYNPASIFAQVPPRHNAYKKVDEEQELDGGIKKSTVNERNGNMHDEARTFQSENDEFKEKINPIIKTVGVYCGYDYTIAIQPGGTVLAWGNNSRAQLGRLPAKDTRDTDDKLVLIKKRVVRLPHASHVVLDVPSQVPNIPAPIISYQSYDISSLAGVIRPLSVIEKSPGESTLHYALEYFSGLYDSSRIIEKCVELRNYQACSKIAMLQHNISDAFSYQLKILHALSLESCSKVKSENSRPKMKRRSREESNLKRSSSAHHVKKNTELFNKQVEKNLIDSVEDCAAKNKMKIPASKSLNSLQMLQQELYSFDCQGGLEELCRDVKCDNTPVGIFEDSCNSDTSSDTDEWMENLMFKENELRKQGNAGRSTDDSSGGSTPMKETVDQLSKGNETFCETKITRSRQNSVTSEAIKVLKFFLNEMENEADTVKCKMLQDALDFWVEHDLPIQSIENVFLEHIQSIFYPLGLLLFCQEVMNKYLDVSKNDTEAKSSIAINLFSVKFCLQVCSMLLHHIDQGQSTPEFIKLLSSLTADQYGPPLTGYPGSSGNNTSKQMMEGVISTVSSNVHDSRSFVHIKDPDAVYRFLETEEDTMVFTCGHHFPMAGYKTEVIPTMETEMLTSESLVLPCTAQYLGKMLSQTTKPEILCPLCIPRALETLVKKHNG, from the exons ATGATCGCAGAAGTCGGCGCGGAGGGCTTTCAGCCAATGACAAGTTTCACAGAAGAAAGCCTATTCAAATTACAATGTTTAATTAAAGCTACTGAGATACAACACAGCGCTCAATGCGAATACGGGAAGAGATTATTTTTAGCGCTTACTACTGGGAACTCTGAAATCTTTTTCTATTACAAGAAAGACTCTGTATCTGCTCCTATAATTAAAAGGATACCATGGTTCCAAGGATCTCACAAGCAAATCTCAGCTCTTTGCTTTCACTTTATGGGAACATGGTTGCTCTCTACAAGTGCCGACGGATCTGTGTACATAATTCCTGCTCTGTGTTTTGTCGATGAAAATTCTGAGAAGGACAGAAGATGGACCAGTGACGATATAACTTCTTTCCCTTCTATTAGCTCGCAGCAATCTCATTCAAA GCCAACTGCGATAGTGTGGTGGCAAAGCACAGTCATACCTGCTGAAATTGGTATCATTGGAACCGAGTATGGTGAGATCATATTTATAAATCTTGAAAGTGGCCATCAAACAAACGTTACGCAAATCAAAGGGAATATTGCCAGTCTCCACATTTGTCGCGACCAAAGTAACGACGTTGTATCGCTCTTGATAACAAGTCAGTCCAGAAGACAGTGGAGAGTACTTTTAGAGCAACATACCTACAGTTGTTTGCAAAATTTAGAAAATGGAGAATCGTACAATGCGTTGCACACGAATGACAACGCGTATGATAATACCAATATATTTGCTTCTACTAGATCCAGATTGCAAGGACTCAAGCAACTGTCCGTGGACAAGCTTGCTATACTCAGACAAAAAttgatagaaacgaaatgtcagACATTAG ATATCACAAGTAATCGAAACAGCCAGATTACGACTGTTAATTCTGATTCTTCTACAGAAGTGAATCAGAATCAGATAACACCAGAAGCAATGTCGAAAGAAGTGTTTCTGATGTCTCAGTCGGACAGAGAGGGTCAACAGTTATATACGTGTTACCATTCTGTTACGAATCAAATATTG GTATATGGACCTAATTTTACTACCGTACCTTTATCAGCGCATAAAGTATTTGAATCGTGTAGAAATATATTATTAACTCagcgatttttttttatttctgacGCCAGTCAGCGTGTAATGTATGTAATATCAGACAGATTATCCGAAACCCGTAAAAGTGATAATGGTAAATTTAATCCAGAGTGCATTGTTGGTCACTTTTCTTTAGTACATAGCAAAGAAGTAATACGCGCCGTATACAGGGCTATCGATTGCACAAATAATGCACCAACAACACTTTCTGAGGAAATAAAAAATAAGTACACGTTACCGAACGGGATAAAAGATATTAGAATCGAATTACCTCATGTGGACACTTGTATAATTGTAACAAATCATTCTGTATATAAAGTTGTTTTAAG GAAATCAATACTATCAATTTTTATGGAATTAGTGTTGAAAAATAATGAACTCGAGAAAGCGGCTAAATTGGCTATAGTATTCGGCATCAATGCACAACAATTATTAGAGCAAGCCGGTGATATACTTTTGATGAACAAAGAATTTTCACGTGCCGTAGCGTGCTATAAATTGTCTAAA TGTAGAATAATGAAAAGTATGTTAAAATTTGCGTCCGTTGGATATACGGCCGATTTATTACGTTGCCTTACACATTGTTTAGCTTCTCCGGCAATTAGTGAACTGCCGATTACACCAAGAATACATCTGTCTAATTTATGTGTTCTCGCTTTTATCGAACGGACGCTTAGAGTTTCGTCTCAAAAGTCTAAGGCTATATATAAAGAGTTTTT GTATTTCTTATCTACAAATTCTTTTTACGATGAATTATTAGCAGTTGATATCGCTGGACAGACTTGTCTTTGGGAAGTGTTGCATCACCTAGCAACACAAAAGGGTCTCTATGGACAAATGTTAGATGTTCTTCTGAGAACAATACGCAATTTCAGCACAAGCAATTTCCATCCAACGCCAT ATGGTTTATTGATATGCATAAGTGAACCAAGTTTAATGCAGGCGATGCTTATACACCCTGAGTTAGCTAGAAGTCATATGTCATTTATTCTTGATAATCTTCAGGACTCTCAAATTTTTGTACTTCAG AGATTAGTGACACTGTACGATCCAACGAATCCAGTGATAAGACCTAGAATAGTGCGATGCCGATTACGCCATAGAACTACTTCTTATAGTTCTCAATCTAGTCAATGTGATTCCATAGATCTCATGGAAAAT GATGAGGCTGATACATTAATAGAGGAAATGATAGAAACTTTTCTACtaattttacttactttgatttATAAAAAGTCTATTTTACACCAAGAATCTCTTGCTAcatgtaacattgaattatTAAGTCTTAAGAAG GAACATAGGAATAGTAATCCTGGTGCTGATTTTAAAAGAAGGCCATTGTGCGCTGGATTTTCTCACGTTGCTCTAATTAGAAATGGAAATGTTTATACATGGGGAAGCTTTGTGCAGGGATGTTTGG GAACTGGTCCATCTGTATTGAGATATGGTGCACCTCAACCCATACCTTTCTTTCGCATCATGGAGGTTGAGGTTCTCAGTGTATCTTGTGGTCACTGTCACACTTTGGCAGTAACTAACAACGGTGTTTACGCGTGGGGATCAAGCCAGTTCGGCCAATTGGGCTTGGGAAAGATCTTACATTGTTCAACCCCTGAACTGGTCACGTCGTTGGCCCAAGAAGTGATAATCGACGCGGTAGCCGGACAATATCATTCTATTGCATTGACTGCGGATGGCAGAGTCTTTACATGGGGTTGGGGTGTTCATGGCCAATTGGGTCATGGTAATACTGACAAAAAGCTAACGCCTACGTTAGTTACGTCTTTGCTTGGCATAGTTGTACGTTCCATTAGTGCTGGCCATGCACATACGCTCGCTCTCTCGACAGAGGGTATCGTGTACGCGTTCGGTTGCAACATCTTTGGGCAACTAGGCGTTGGAAGTAACGTTAAAAGTTCAGTGCCAATGAAAGTATCGTTATCAGAGAGGATATGCCTAATCGCATCTGGATATTTTCATAAT CTTGCCGTTAGTTATACAAATAAACTGTACATATGGGGAGCCAGCCCTCAAGTTCTCCGACTGCAAGCACAAACGCAAAAGAAGACTCGAATACTCGAGCAACGAGACGGTATCGTAAAGCAATTTGAAAATATCGATGAATTCGAGAAAGTCACGGATCCTGTGAATGCGAATGATACGAATGAAGAAATCGGAGATGGCAATGCACAAAATAAAAATGCACAAACAAGAGCTAGCGGGACCGGTATGGATTCGCGAAAAAAACAATTGGATAATGTTTGttttaagaatgtaaatgtcggaTCATTGGAGGAGGCTCAAACGCATTTAAAACCGGCCATCGTGGATACAAGTTTAGTCAGAGGAGATATCATACAG ATATCGACTGGCTGCCATCATAACGCTCTTATAACAAAAGATGGATCGCTTTATACATGGGGTAGGAATTTGGATGGCCAGATTGGCAATGGTAGCAGACGGGAAGTACCCATTCCCACACCGTTATGCTACAATCCCGCTTCGATATTTGCACAGGTACCTCCAAGACATAACGCCTACAAAAAGGTGGATGAAGAGCAAGAATTGGACGGCGGAATAAAGAAATCCACAGTGAACGAAAGAAACGGGAACATGCATGATGAAGCTCGAACGTTTCAATCGGAGAATGACGAATTTAAGGAGAAAATAAATCCTATAATTAAAACTGTTGGAGTTTATTGTGGATACGACTATACAATTGCTATTCAACCAG GAGGTACAGTTTTAGCTTGGGGTAATAATAGTAGAGCACAATTAGGCAGGCTACCTGCAAAAGACACACGTGACACCGATGATAAGCTTGTGTTGATTAAAAAGCGAGTTGTGCGACTCCCTCATGCATCACATGTAGTTTTGGACGTGCCTAGTCAAGTTCCTAATATTCCCGCtcctattatttcttatcagagCTACGATATATCCTCCTTGGCGGGTGTTATTCGTCCCTTAAGCGTTATCGAAAAATCACCTGGAGAATCGACGTTACATTACGCATTGGAATATTTCTCTGGTTTATATGATTCCTCGAGAATTATAGAGAAG TGTGTCGAGTTAAGGAACTATCAAGCTTGCTCAAAAATAGCTATGCTGCAGCATAACATCTCAGACGCGTTTTCATATCAGTTGAAAATTTTACACGCACTCAGTCTCGAATCTTGCTCAAAAGTAAAGTCTGAAAATTCACGTCCAAAGATGAAACGAAGGTCCAGGGAAGAATCGAACTTAAAAAGGTCTTCGTCCGCGCATCACGTTAAGAAGAATACGGAACTGTTTAACAAACAGGTGGAGAAGAACCTAATTGACTCTGTCGAGGATTGTGCGGCGAAAAACAAGATGAAAATTCCTGCCAGTAAATCATTAAACAGCTTGCAAATGCTTCAACAggaattatattcatttgattgtCAAGGTGGCTTGGAAGAATTGTGTAGGGATGTTAAATGCGACAACACGCCTGTGGGAATTTTCGAGGACAGTTGTAATTCTGACACCAGCTCTGATACGGATGAATGGATGGAAAACCTCATGTTCAAGGAAAATGAATTACGGAAGCAAGGGAACGCCGGCAGATCCACCGATGATAGTTCCGGAGGTTCTACTCCTATGAAGGAAACGGTGGATCAATTATCTAAGGGGAATGAAACGTTTTGCGAGACAAAAATTACACGATCTCGACAGAACAGTGTAACGAGCGAAGCTATAAAGGTGCTCAAGTTCTTTTTGAATGAGATGGAAAATGAGGCAGATAcggttaaatgtaaaatgttacAAGATGCGCTTGACTTTTGGGTCGAACATGATTTACCGATACAGAGTATAGAGAATGTATTTTTGGAGCATATTCAGTCAATTTTTTATCCCCTCGGATTGTTGTTATTTTG CCAAGAGGTGATGAACAAGTATTTGGACGTGAGTAAGAATGATACAGAGgccaagagctctattgcaattaatttattttctGTTAAATTTTGTCTTCAAGTGTGTTCTATGTTGCTACATCATATTGATCAAG GTCAATCTACACCTGAATTTATTAAGCTATTATCTTCATTAACGGCTGATCAATATGGGCCACCATTAACtggatatcccggttcaagtgGAAATAATACTTCGAAGCAGATGATGGAAGGAGTTATAAGCACTGTATCCTCTAATGTTCATGACTCAAGATCATTTGTACATATTAAG GATCCGGATGCAGTATACCGATTTCTCGAAACTGAAGAAGACACGATGGTATTTACGTGTGGCCATCATTTTCCAATGGCTGGATATAAAACGGAAGTGATACCAACAATGGAAACCGAAATGCTGACATCCGAATCGCTGGTTCTTCCATGTACAGCTCAGTACTTGGGAAAAATGTTATCTCAGACGACTAAGCCGGAAATACTGTGtccgttatgtataccacgtgcaCTGGAAACGTTGGTGAAGAAACATAATGGGTGA